A single region of the Epinephelus moara isolate mb chromosome 12, YSFRI_EMoa_1.0, whole genome shotgun sequence genome encodes:
- the nsl1 gene encoding kinetochore-associated protein NSL1 homolog isoform X2 has translation MEPAESELVPSDETNQEYRVQVTSKKQVIEQINKYKDILKTALHGQEDVAEETKRVLLQELLANFEAAVQDNVLVNGQPWEEAPDVEEDEAADLESLLDDTIVETTRRRRTCPKQILPHVVHSLKAERKLMKLYEHAVKPQEVVKDPDQESIMSNLSAAAPGMVKQAIQVIKSINTLQKQAEGLCEILNMKPSHATLEIHREVFGFNSQSDALLPPVNGATRNRQPIKRAVEEAAAASCYGPLSKKPVGEGKPE, from the exons ATGGAGCCCGCAGAGAGTGAACTCGTACCCAGTGATGAAACAAACCAGGAGTACAGAGTTCAAGTAACGTCGAAGAAACAAGTCATAGAGCAGATTAACAaatacaaagacattttaaagacggCTCTTCACGGACAGGAGGACGTCGCGGAGGAGACGAAGCGAGTTTtactgcaggagctgctggcg AACTTTGAGGCGGCGGTTCAAGACAATGTGTTGGTGAACGGACAGCCTTGGGAAGAGGCACCTGATGTTGAAG AAGACGAGGCTGCTGATCTGGAAAGCCTGCTGGATGACACCATTGTTGAGACCACCAGGAGGCGCCGTACATGCCCAAAACAGATCCTGCCGCATGTGGTCCACTCCCTCAAAGCTGAGCGTAAACTCATG aagCTGTATGAGCACGCGGTCAAACCTCAAGAGGTGGTCAAAGACCCTGATCAAG AGAGCATCATGAGCAAtttgtcagcagcagctcctggcATGGTGAAACAGGCTATCCAGGTCATAAAG tCAATCAACACTCTGCAGAAACAAGCCGAAGGCCTCTGTGAGATCCTCAACATGAAACCGAGCCACGCCACCCTGGAGATCCACCGAGAAGTGTTtggtttcaacagccaatccgATGCCCTCCTGCCTCCTGTGAACGGAGCCACGAGGAACAGGCAGCCAATCAAGAGAGCCGTAGAGGAAGCAGCTGCCGCAAGCTGCTATGGGCCCCTCAGTAAGAAACCCGTGGGAGAGGGCAAGCCTGAGTGA
- the nsl1 gene encoding kinetochore-associated protein NSL1 homolog isoform X1, with translation MEPAESELVPSDETNQEYRVQVTSKKQVIEQINKYKDILKTALHGQEDVAEETKRVLLQELLANFEAAVQDNVLVNGQPWEEAPDVEAEDEAADLESLLDDTIVETTRRRRTCPKQILPHVVHSLKAERKLMKLYEHAVKPQEVVKDPDQESIMSNLSAAAPGMVKQAIQVIKSINTLQKQAEGLCEILNMKPSHATLEIHREVFGFNSQSDALLPPVNGATRNRQPIKRAVEEAAAASCYGPLSKKPVGEGKPE, from the exons ATGGAGCCCGCAGAGAGTGAACTCGTACCCAGTGATGAAACAAACCAGGAGTACAGAGTTCAAGTAACGTCGAAGAAACAAGTCATAGAGCAGATTAACAaatacaaagacattttaaagacggCTCTTCACGGACAGGAGGACGTCGCGGAGGAGACGAAGCGAGTTTtactgcaggagctgctggcg AACTTTGAGGCGGCGGTTCAAGACAATGTGTTGGTGAACGGACAGCCTTGGGAAGAGGCACCTGATGTTGAAG CAGAAGACGAGGCTGCTGATCTGGAAAGCCTGCTGGATGACACCATTGTTGAGACCACCAGGAGGCGCCGTACATGCCCAAAACAGATCCTGCCGCATGTGGTCCACTCCCTCAAAGCTGAGCGTAAACTCATG aagCTGTATGAGCACGCGGTCAAACCTCAAGAGGTGGTCAAAGACCCTGATCAAG AGAGCATCATGAGCAAtttgtcagcagcagctcctggcATGGTGAAACAGGCTATCCAGGTCATAAAG tCAATCAACACTCTGCAGAAACAAGCCGAAGGCCTCTGTGAGATCCTCAACATGAAACCGAGCCACGCCACCCTGGAGATCCACCGAGAAGTGTTtggtttcaacagccaatccgATGCCCTCCTGCCTCCTGTGAACGGAGCCACGAGGAACAGGCAGCCAATCAAGAGAGCCGTAGAGGAAGCAGCTGCCGCAAGCTGCTATGGGCCCCTCAGTAAGAAACCCGTGGGAGAGGGCAAGCCTGAGTGA
- the tatdn3 gene encoding putative deoxyribonuclease tatdn3: MEYGFVDCHCHISASEFEEDLEDVIQRTTQAGVRTLVAVTEEVREFDRVLQLQECYPDLVAPCFGLHPLQGGGGPEQRSVRPQDLDAALLQFYKHKERIVAIGEIGLDFTPWCAPTQEDRDDQMKVFVKQLNIAKELDLPVNVHSRSASKVTIATIREQGVSRALLHNFAGKPSVALEGVKAGFLFSFPPAVCRNHQRDKLIKQIPLEHICLETDSPALGLDKHVRNEPCNITLSCQYIADIKGLSPETVQLVTAQNAHRLFPKALMHGQVSEKQSLS, encoded by the exons atggagtATGGCTTCGTCGACTGTCACTGTCATATATCAGCCAGTGAGTTTGAAGAG GATCTGGAGGATGTGATCCAGAGGACCACTCAG GCCGGGGTAAGGACTCTGGTTGCAGTTACAGAAGAAGTCAGGGAGTTTGACAGAGTTCTCCAGCTGCAGGAATG TTATCCAGATCTGGTGGCTCCATGTTTCGGCCTTCATCCACTGCAGGGTGGCGGGGGCCCCGAGCAGCGCAGTGTGAGGCCTCAG GACCTGGATGCTGCCCTGCTGCAGTTCTACAAACACAAAGAACGCATCGTCGCTATCGGAGAG ATTGGCTTAGACTTCACGCCATGGTGTGCTCCCACTCAGGAAGACAGAGACGATCAGATGAAGGTCTTCGTTAAACAGCTCAACATTGCCAAGGAGCTGGACCTACCTGT AAATGTCCACTCACGATCAGCTTCTAAGGTCACCATAGCAACCATAAGAGAGCAAG GTGTCAGTCGAGCTCTGCTTCATAACTTTGCGGGGAAGCCGTCAGTAGCTCTGGAAGGTGTGAAGGCCggtttcctcttctccttcccACCTGCTGTCTGCAGGAACCACCAG agagacaaactGATCAAGCAGATCCCACTGGAACACATCTGTCTCGAAACTGACTCTCCTGCGCTGGGGCTCGACAAGCAT GTGAGAAACGAGCCCTGCAACATCACTCTGTCCTGCCAGTACATCGCTGATATCAAAGGTCTGTCACCAGAAACTGTTCAGCTCGTCACTGCGCAAAATGCACACAGACTTTTCCCCAAGGCGCTAATGCATGGACAGGTTTCTGAAAAGCAAAGTTTGAGCTGA
- the LOC126398650 gene encoding spermatogenesis-associated protein 45-like has product MSECAERTLLELNLRRETWCQVEMNPRQSWERTERRHYRSHLRTSPALLTALTAGPQRRAACSERPLPGKLPERRHYEESYESHLV; this is encoded by the exons ATGTCCGAGTGTGCAGAGCGGACTCTACTGGAGCTGAACCTGCGGAGGGAGACGTGGTGTCAGGTGGAGATGAACCCCCGGCAGTCCTGGGAGAGGACCGAGAGGAGACATTACCGGAGCCACCTGCGGACCAGCCCGGCCCTTCTCACCGCTCTGACCGCCGGACCGCAGCGCAGGGCGGCCTGCAGCGAGCGACCGCTCCCCGGCAAGCTTCCGGAGAGGAGGCACTACGAGGAGAGCT aTGAATCACACCTGGTGTAG